A genomic region of Dickeya solani IPO 2222 contains the following coding sequences:
- a CDS encoding molybdopterin-guanine dinucleotide biosynthesis protein B — MYWNQQAERFKHEPVDKILLYRHGSGRDATALVDADTLAVATDTPLTLALPCLDLNQPAQIAAFIRDWLRRRTGSAGD; from the coding sequence ATGTATTGGAATCAACAGGCAGAACGCTTCAAACACGAACCAGTCGATAAAATCCTGCTCTACCGTCATGGTTCAGGGCGTGATGCCACGGCGTTGGTCGATGCCGACACGCTGGCCGTGGCCACCGATACCCCCTTAACCCTCGCCCTGCCCTGTCTGGATCTCAACCAGCCGGCGCAGATCGCCGCGTTTATCCGCGACTGGCTGCGAAGAAGAACCGGCTCTGCCGGAGACTGA